Sequence from the Uloborus diversus isolate 005 chromosome 8, Udiv.v.3.1, whole genome shotgun sequence genome:
CTATGTAATGTTCTTTTCTGTGCTTTCTATGGAATTAGTATTACAGCTAGTTggtttgttaaaattaacaaaattgtttCTGTTATTAAAAGATCCTTGTAACCCTCTCTCCTCCAAGGTTTTTAATCATTCCACCTATCTGAGTagtttgttattttatttgtattcttTAGTAATTTCATTGTAATTCAAATCACTGATCACTTTGTGCATTTATATTTGTCTGATCAGGCCAAACATATACTACCTTTATGAGTGATCTGTAACTTAAAGAGGATTCTAAACACTTAGTCATAATCAGAAAAAGTGTTATTTCAATCAATTACCTCCATGGGATTCATGTATTCAATTGTATCACTGGACAACCCACCTCTGTTCATTGTTAAGTACCCCAATTAAGGTACCCCACAACAATATTCACATATTGTGATCAAAAAGATCAAAAACATCTTAAAACTCCTCAATAACTCCAAAACTTAACCAACATTGAAGTTTTTCCTACTCAGGTTTAGATTCATCTTATTGCATTAACTGCTTCTTCATGATTGGACTATTTATCTAGGAAACTATTACATGAGAAATATTATATTTGTTTCTGCTATTTTTTCCCTTCCCTTAAATTAAAATTACCCAATACTTTTATAATGAGGTCTGAGAAACAGTATCCAATTCTATTttccctgaaaaagaaaaaaataaaaatattttttttttatagtgctgtatgtaatatttttctcttacttattattattattattattttgatttatagATGTCTAATGATTATTTTTGTCACTGGTTCAGTGTTTTCAGTTTGAATTAGAAAAGATTTCCTTGAACTATCTTATTtattgttagaaaaatattttgtgatgtAATTTTGATagaattaataatattaaatatactcttaattatattgttttaaaaattacaatgcatTCATATTAGTAATTGTCATGTATTGCTATAGGATCCTCTTTTCTGGAAGTATTATACTCATTGCACATATTTATTTCCCTGTAATACATTGATAattgcaaagttttttcaaaaataatttacagtCAATTCCCGCTACAACGTGATTGGACTTACGAGAAATGTGGCGCAATATTTTCGCtagtaaataatttttgacctAACGTGAAATCTTCACGCGcaacaaaaaattttcagaagggaatcAAAATGTGAAAGTATTGGTTTTGTtaatggctgctaaaaatatttttttcatgaatagaGCTTCATCCCTTTAGTATCACAGGCAGCAGAAGTTTCCTCActgtactagtctgaacatagtATTGTTTGTGTATACAAATAACTGCTCCatatttaccatatttttttcattctaaatgcgaaagttgatgaaatataatggcacctaaAAACACTGTTCCGTCTAAAGTTTGTGAcgatagaaagaaaaagtttcagacaattaaagaaaagctaaaggttcTCAATGtacttgaacaactaaaaaatacGTCAAAGGTAACAGGACAATTAGGtgtgtgataatgcatatcacatttttttacccatttatttttttcccatgtttttgGTCATTTTAATcggttttttttcctccatttagtacttttttttttcttgtgtattccacgttttccccgcgttccccTTTAAATTTCGCGCACTTTATGATATCAAATATGTGACTTATTCATTTTTCCCATTGTCTAgctttttgacaatttttcagTCGTTGATCcgatttttttcatcttcttgtcggccattaaaatggtgtagcgtccccttcccttcgttgtttgggcgccaaacacactcattggttcccgcgcatctCCGCGTAACCCGGATCCGATCGCTCATTCACCGATTCATTTCTTCCACCCCACTTCACTCCGCTTGCTGCTCCCAGTCCGATCAGACGTGCTTTTCGCGGCTCCGTTTCTCTCCAATGATGGCGAAAAAAAAGGATATGTGCACGGCTCCGTTGACGGCCGTGGCTCTCCGCCTGGTGTTTGAAGACCTCAAAATGAggtgaaaattcttttatttttatttcttaatgtaTTTAACCAAGATAGTTAAGCTTTACTGCAACTAGTGATAGTTGCATAGGAAATGCATCACCTACGTGTATGATGGCGTCCGATGGCGGCACGCAGAATGTACCGGAATCGAGCCCTTCATTAATGACCTTTTTTGATGATTTACATAGCTTGTAGTGGTGATACGGAGCCGCAATTATGCAATTACCCCCGATCCATTTTTAATTGTGTGATGATCTCAACACTGTCACCATGAGATTACCAACTCGTGCGCCATTTTTTCCAACATGGCATGGCCTGCAACTGACATCCTTGATTATGATGCATCCCTGAATTACACCCCACCATCTTCAAAGTAAACTGCACGTCCTGCGCCCATTTTAATTTGATAGCTTCACAACCATCCAAATGAACTCCCCGTTTTCCGATCTTTAACGAACTTTGCAAGCTCCagctccacgtttttttttttgaactcttttaAGTATGTGTTCCGCGCATTTGCCTTTTTTATCAAgtgaataatgtttttttctggTGATCACTATGCAAAAGTCCTGTCATCTTGTCTGCTCTGAAGTTTAACATGAAATAAAGAACGTACGGTAATCAATGTGTTTTTCCTATCGTCTACACCCACGCAACACGGGGTaagtcttttaaattttgttctttggcaTTTAAGGCAGCCGTTGATCTGAGGTTTTGTGTGGctgcgatgcttccacttccacagCCTAGAATTGTtatctttttggtttttgaataaCTCTTCAAAGTTAAACGCGCGCATCACGACAAggtgtgagtgaatcttccatatgtaccaTATGtccaactgtatttaaaaatatattagaataacaatttgatcatgcagcataaatcgtgagcatcttcattttttaaagttacaaatattacgggatctactgtacagtattattatagtacatcattttattattactacatactgtacacATGCTTATATTATACTTAtattatatactatatatatttattatatgtCTCTCTTTCCTGTTGATCATCGATTTtatgcatcgtaacagtattttctgtttattaaaacagcttttttaaaaatacaaattaaaattcagttttttatataagacagtaatgtatagttaaggaatggtttaaaacagtttgaggtagtgttaacaagtgtctaaaataatgtatgtttttaaaaagcattacacATGCCCTTTTCCACAaagcaaaatttcgacttactcgtttggtcttggaacgcatccctcgggTAAGTTGGGATTCGACTGTAGCTTTGTTTctttattaagattttttttacattcatattattttacattattatttctcTTTGGATGAGAATGTTAAAagcttattaataatttttaattaatacttgCCATTAATTGAATTAACTCTTGCCATTGAATTAATACTCTTTGCTTTGTTTGAATCTTGACTTCTGAGGatacttaaattttgtttttttaagtgtccTTCCTTCTTATATCAATGCCCTGGTGTGAACTCAGTTAATATAAATGCAAGAAagtcttttatttaaaacatttgaatttttgttctcTCATAGGATTGGTAATAGTCTGTGTGTGGGTCCTCTCTCCTACTGGCGAGAAACAGAAGTACACGGTCAAAGTTTCTAAAGATGCTTATCCTGAAAGTGTCACGCAGGAAGCTATATTGAAAAAACTGAAGTGTATGAAAATGACAAAAGAACAACAGCAACTTTGTGCTCGTGAGCATCAACACAGCTACCTGTTAAAAGTCTGTGGAATTGATCAATATTTGTTGGAAAGATTTCCAATCTCACAGTATAAAGTAAGAATATTTCACTGAATATTTTAAggataattgttttaatttgtgctTTCTTTGTATGAAGGTAAAAGCAGGggcttgcacagaaattttggcgccggtcacaaatgacttttacaggcTCCCTCTGTATTGTTTACCCCTTggtccctacatatattttaaccctcattttaaaaatcttgggccgccttcaggctcaggccctgGCCAACAGGTGTTCCTCCTTCCCTCCCTGTGCACTTCCCTGGGTAAAAGTACATTTTTGATAATAGTTAGTTGAGATTAGTTgtataaggaatttttaaaaaatcataaaaatatttaaaaagtttttaaagtgcacaaatagtaataaaactacagaaagattatttttttgaagaaacccccctttttcaatacaaagaaaTAACTTAAGAGATAAAAATACTTACCCTAAAAGGCactttttattgctatttatacATTTGAAACATCGTTTTTATATTTGCCTTTTTACCAAAAAGCAGAAGTTTTAAGTTAGATTATTTTCCCCTAAGTAGAcatcaaatgttagtttttttataatgttATTCACAAATATTTAAGATGTTCATTGAAAACGTTTGTTACTATGGTTTTTACAGTCATGTCattcattgtaaaatattttgtgtatgtTGTTCTTTCAGTATGTCAGGAACTGCATAGCCAAAGGGGAAATTCCTCAACTGATGCTAATGTCCAAGGAAGGTGTTTGTAACTCTTTACCTCATTGTGAATTCCACATGCCTTCTTTCCTTCGACGACCCCCACCAGCTCCAGCAAATGAAGAAACTATGTCTCTTTGGAATGTTGATGCCATGTTACGAATAAGGATCTTGTGGGCAACCTATGTCAATGTTCGAGACGTTGACAAAGTAGGTAGAATGCTTCATTGTGTCTTTTTGGCTGCATATAAATGCTTATTTCTataatcattttaatcatttagatCTATGTGAAAACTGGGATTTTCCATGGAACAGAACCACTTTGCCAAACTAGAGATACATCCCAAGTTGTGTTTTCTAACCCAAAATGGGAAGAATGGTTGGAATATGACCTCTTTGTTCCTGACATTCCACGTAGTGCTAGACTTTGTCTGTCAGTCTGTTCAGTTTCTCGTAGAAAACGCAGGGAGGTGAGTCTTATATTTGCTgccagaaattaaattttaatttgttattgcaaaaaaaaaaaaaaattatgtgaaagatttttaaagaatgaatctctaaattttaaatggttacaGTTGCTTTTTAGTCTGTGGATATTTGAACTACTTATATCATTGgtattaaaaatttaaggtaaacataATCTGCTAAAAATCTGCACTTTTGTTTCTAACTTTTTTGTGAGACTTATAATGCAATAGcactcttttttcttttattttttcatgtttaagacagttttttcttgaactatttttttttatagagccAATGTTTattcctttagaaaaaaaaaggaaaaacttaaaAGATATCTAGGTATAATACATTCTTACTGCTCTATTTTGCTAGTGTTTAAAACTGAATtaatctttttcttcttcttgattccatttaaaaaaatgcatggtATTTCTATGTATTTGAAAAAAGATGTAATGTAGTCACAAATGACTCAAtgacatttcttaatttttccaaTTGTTGTTTCAGGAACACTGCGCCATTGCCTGGGGCAACATTAATTTGTTTGACTATAGAGAGAAACTTCTAACTGATCGAGTCAGTGTTCATTTGTGGGCAATGCCCAAAGGAATGGATGAATTATTGAACCCTATTGATACTACAGGTTCTAACCCAAACAAAGATTCCCCTTGCTTAGAACTCGAGTTTGACAGGTTTGGAAGCACAGTTGTTTTTCCATCCATGGAGGAAGTCGAAGattttgccatttttgtttcaaaacttgatAGAGAAGAACGGAAGGTAATTTTCATGTCATATACTTTTTTAGATTTATAAGTAGTTTTTTAAAGCACTACTAGATTCTTAATTAATTCAGTTTTTCAAATAATTCATCCATGTATCCAATAAATTGATATCCTTCTTGGAAGTAAAGATTACTAAAATGAAGTGCAtcaggaaagaaaagaaataaatacctgtatttttcttctgtaaaagtttagtaataataaaagctTTTCATCTCAATTATAAACTGATAATCCTTTTCTCTTTGCAAATTGTATAGCCTGCAGATATATCTGATATCGACATGCTGAAAGAAATAATAGAAAGGGATCCTTTATCTGATATATCTGAGCAAGAAAAGGAATTACTTTGGAGACTGCGAAAAGAGTGCCTCACCATTCCAGATTCATTACCGAAGCTCCTGGAAGCTGTAAAATGGAATAGCAGAGATGAAGTTTCTCAGGTTTTGctgctatttttgttttaaaaacccatttttattaaaaaaataacatgtttaaaaagaaaactaatattaACAATCATAtcaagacaaaattaaaaaaaaagtttttcaacttattattttccaatttgaattttaaacataattaagtagttttttttttttttttttattttattattattaacttatgtactgttcattttcatttgtcttttttaaattttttttttaaactaaaatctgCAACACAAGTAATATTGTAACTTCATATAAATTATTAAGTGCAGTAagtgtttattaatattttgttcatATTCACTCATGGTCTTAAGAAGTTATTAACTCAATGCTTCTGAAATATAGCCAATTATTCAGCTTCATATTTGTGTGTAGTTGTGATTCAACATATTTTCTTTTGATAGGTGTACATCCTTTTCAAAGAATGGCCTCAAGTGTCTCCTGAAGTAGCTCTTGAGCTTCTTGACTGCAAATATGCCGACAAAGTTGTACGTGAACATGCTGTTTTGTGGCTGGATTCTAGTCTCACAGATGATCTTATGTCACAGTATTTGCTGCAATTAGTTCAGGTGAGGAAtgtgttatattttatttctaacacTTTGAGTACCTTACACCCCTGTTTGCGATATTGTTTCTTACATTATGTCCTGATGAAGTGCTCCAGTTGGAAAAAGGAAGCTCTGCTGATGGGCTGTAGTTGTACTAATTGAGGGAGTGGAGGTCGCGGAAGAAAGTGTTGGGAATcactatctcattttaaccgttaaacacTAACCAAAAAGTATAAATAACTGTATTATTACTAGAGGATAAATACATCTGAAAAAGGTGTCCAaaaatgtactagctttttaagttgtatacaaaatactttaatgaggataaatgtagaggaaaAACAGGGGCGCATACAGTCACTAACTGGCAAGTAATTCATCATTGAACAAGtagagctattttcatagattagtagtagtgtgtaataactgcatgtgtgtttgtagtttatttcccaattaTTAACAGTGTGATATTTATTACATCTaatatctcattttctcatattttgtgaaatatattagtaatacaaatgtaatggtggctaggAGTGCTGTTTCATGTCCAAGGGGgtctaactatgttaaaaacttatttaaattgtCGTAAGTTTTATGcactctaattaggaaaatattcggtttataaatataGAATCCTACTGCaaggaaattcagttatcgcggttcAGTCTGGAACGAATCAACCGTGATAAACGAGGGCTGATGGTATATTGCTGCAGGGACTGCATGCAGGGCTCCCAACTTTCctctaaaaatctcatttttaatttcaagtccctaaaagtcatttttttcaaaatctggtcTCTTTTTCCCTTAAagtatgcttttttaaaattttccttgtaGCCTCTTATCTATTTgcatattttcactaaaaaatgaatGTGTTGTTTACTCCTGTACCACAATCCTTTGTAAATTTTGGATCAAATAGGGGCATGACAGTTAGAGTTTGAAACTATTGACTGGTCTAAGAAATTCACTCGGCTTTCttgttctttgaaaaataattttaactaaaaaataaactttctgcTGATTAATCCATAAAAATTGGGCAGTTATAAATAATCTGTGAATTGGCTGATTTTCAGTTATTCATCCCTCGCTTTACACTTTGAAAGTTAAGATTCAGGTCCCTTTTCTCCCTGGAGACAAACTAAAAATATGTTGGAAGCGCTCTGTGCTCATCCAGCACGTTTATGGAATGGCAGTTGGGTTCATGTCGTTTTATGTAGAATGTTGCAAAGCTGTTGTCAAACTGATGCCAGGTCTGTAGTCAAATGCCAGTCAGTTGCCAAAGGAGCCTAGGAGAGACAGCCCACTTTATGAGTGTAACCAGCATAAGGGTGAAAGAGGGAAGCAAACAGGAGACTACCCtctattttgtgaaataaaagtttaaaattgtaaacttctgttgaaattttaacttttattgtaTATGATTTTACATAACAGTTGGAGGTTAtagacacttaaaaaaaatctgagtttcTTACATAAGTTCTTCATATTTAGGTACTGAAATATGAATCGTATTTGGACAAC
This genomic interval carries:
- the LOC129228462 gene encoding phosphatidylinositol 4,5-bisphosphate 3-kinase catalytic subunit alpha isoform-like, which translates into the protein MPPSSGELWGHHLMPPTITIDCLMPTGIIIPLTCVRDATLETVKSDLWHEAKRYPLFHKLGEQCSYIFVSITQDAEKEEFYDESRRLCDLRLFQPILKVVEPKGNKEEKMLNSEIGLAIGMPVHEFDEMKDAEVIEFRRSILSVCKEAVEARDSGAEDKLASYVYPPEIENSRELPPNLEKKLDKGLVIVCVWVLSPTGEKQKYTVKVSKDAYPESVTQEAILKKLKCMKMTKEQQQLCAREHQHSYLLKVCGIDQYLLERFPISQYKYVRNCIAKGEIPQLMLMSKEGVCNSLPHCEFHMPSFLRRPPPAPANEETMSLWNVDAMLRIRILWATYVNVRDVDKIYVKTGIFHGTEPLCQTRDTSQVVFSNPKWEEWLEYDLFVPDIPRSARLCLSVCSVSRRKRREEHCAIAWGNINLFDYREKLLTDRVSVHLWAMPKGMDELLNPIDTTGSNPNKDSPCLELEFDRFGSTVVFPSMEEVEDFAIFVSKLDREERKPADISDIDMLKEIIERDPLSDISEQEKELLWRLRKECLTIPDSLPKLLEAVKWNSRDEVSQVYILFKEWPQVSPEVALELLDCKYADKVVREHAVLWLDSSLTDDLMSQYLLQLVQVLKYESYLDNNLAKLLIRRALSNRKIGHFFFWHLKSEMHDPAVATRFGLMLEAYCRGVGSHLKSIVRQVEALEKLTKLTGILRERKDDTQKERLKFLYEQVQQADYLEALQNFPSPLNNNHVLGNLMLVYVCNFI